From one Phocaeicola salanitronis DSM 18170 genomic stretch:
- a CDS encoding 30S ribosomal protein S16 translates to MATKIRLQRHGRKGYAFYSIVIADSRAPRDGRFIEKVGTYNPNTNPATVDLNFDRALYWVKVGAQPTDTVRNILSREGVYMMKHLQGGVAKGAFDEATAEARFNAWKENKQAGLDALRKKEEEAKKAAAKERLEAEKKVNEEIAKKVAEKKAAEAAAKAEAEAAAAPAEETPAETAAEAPAEA, encoded by the coding sequence ATGGCAACAAAAATCAGATTGCAAAGACACGGACGCAAAGGATACGCGTTCTATTCAATCGTTATTGCAGACTCAAGAGCACCACGTGATGGTAGATTTATTGAAAAAGTTGGTACATACAACCCCAATACCAATCCTGCCACAGTAGATTTGAATTTCGACCGTGCATTGTATTGGGTAAAAGTAGGTGCACAGCCTACAGACACCGTACGTAACATCCTGTCGCGCGAAGGCGTTTACATGATGAAACACTTGCAAGGCGGTGTTGCAAAAGGCGCATTCGATGAAGCTACAGCCGAAGCCCGTTTCAATGCTTGGAAAGAAAACAAACAAGCTGGCTTAGACGCACTGAGAAAGAAAGAAGAAGAAGCTAAAAAAGCTGCTGCTAAAGAACGTCTGGAAGCAGAAAAGAAAGTAAACGAAGAAATCGCTAAGAAAGTAGCTGAAAAGAAAGCTGCCGAAGCCGCTGCTAAGGCAGAAGCTGAAGCTGCAGCTGCTCCTGCAGAAGAAACTCCGGCTGAAACTGCCGCAGAAGCTCCTGCTGAAGCATAA
- a CDS encoding endonuclease/exonuclease/phosphatase family protein encodes MYKRIGLTLFLFLLVVAGNAQNKKGKLYGVAFYNLENLFDTVHDEGKNDYEYLPDGRNKWDDKKYQSKLEHMSTVLSLLATDKVPQGAAVIGMAEVENRRVLEDLLAQPALKERGYQIIHYEGPDERGIDCAMFYNPELYQVKSTRLVPYQLAEPSDRPTRGFLIADGELAGERVAFIVNHWPSRGAKSPARERAGVQVRALKDSLQRLDSKIKIVIMGDMNDDPMDKSMAESLGAKRNAKDVKKKELYNPWWNTLEGGDGTLKYRGKWNLFDQIVFTGNFLNRRHRKLTYESHQIFKRDYLFQTEGKYAGYPNRTQAGGRWLNGYSDHLPTVVYFIKR; translated from the coding sequence ATGTATAAAAGAATCGGATTGACACTCTTTCTGTTCCTGCTGGTTGTAGCAGGTAATGCACAGAATAAGAAAGGGAAACTCTACGGAGTGGCGTTTTATAACTTGGAAAACCTGTTTGATACCGTTCACGATGAAGGGAAGAACGATTATGAATATTTGCCGGACGGACGGAATAAATGGGATGATAAGAAATATCAGTCGAAATTGGAGCACATGTCGACTGTATTGAGCCTGTTGGCTACGGATAAAGTGCCCCAAGGAGCCGCGGTGATAGGCATGGCAGAGGTAGAAAACCGCCGTGTGCTGGAAGACTTGTTAGCCCAGCCTGCGTTGAAGGAACGGGGGTATCAGATTATCCATTACGAAGGACCGGACGAACGGGGCATCGATTGTGCCATGTTCTATAATCCGGAACTTTATCAGGTGAAATCTACAAGGTTGGTGCCTTATCAGCTTGCGGAGCCGTCCGACAGGCCTACACGTGGCTTCTTGATAGCGGACGGAGAATTGGCAGGCGAACGGGTAGCTTTTATTGTCAATCATTGGCCTTCGCGTGGAGCCAAGTCTCCGGCTCGTGAGCGTGCCGGTGTGCAGGTGCGTGCCTTGAAAGACTCTTTGCAACGTCTGGACTCGAAAATCAAGATTGTCATTATGGGGGATATGAACGACGACCCGATGGACAAGAGCATGGCAGAATCGCTCGGAGCCAAACGTAATGCCAAGGATGTGAAAAAGAAAGAACTGTATAATCCGTGGTGGAATACGCTGGAAGGAGGTGACGGGACATTGAAGTACCGGGGGAAATGGAACCTTTTCGACCAGATAGTCTTTACCGGCAATTTCCTGAACCGCCGGCACCGGAAGCTGACGTACGAAAGCCATCAGATATTCAAACGCGACTATCTGTTCCAGACCGAAGGAAAATATGCCGGTTATCCCAACCGTACGCAAGCGGGCGGACGTTGGCTGAACGGCTATAGTGACCATTTGCCCACCGTGGTTTATTTCATCAAGCGGTAA
- a CDS encoding FHA domain-containing protein, protein MSQDKTVIPGLGEGFSSNEKKSESRHNMYSRSSTYVNIDYDKQGTIVPGMERRAPGVDEAVVNSSRRADPVVGFLYSISRQGIGEFWPVYVGRNTIGRSEKCDICLREHTVSDLHAVLNVKQMKTTHKVLASIKDEGSKNGIFVNEEELDYSAHECFNNDILTIGLNYRLLLILVDAESLGLSVSKDFIPTDVAEEDDYDESFKQQVLRGGQNFNPYDHNKRRQNDGTVPLDGGNMTEPGGTQFM, encoded by the coding sequence ATGTCACAAGATAAAACGGTAATCCCGGGATTAGGAGAAGGTTTTTCATCAAATGAGAAAAAAAGTGAAAGTCGTCATAATATGTATTCCCGTTCGTCTACGTATGTGAATATAGATTATGATAAGCAAGGAACAATTGTTCCAGGAATGGAACGTCGTGCTCCGGGTGTGGATGAAGCAGTAGTAAACAGTAGTAGAAGAGCGGATCCTGTTGTGGGCTTTTTATATTCGATATCTCGTCAGGGTATAGGGGAATTTTGGCCTGTTTACGTAGGGAGAAATACTATTGGGCGTTCAGAAAAATGTGATATTTGTTTAAGGGAACATACAGTATCGGATCTGCATGCTGTATTGAATGTGAAGCAAATGAAAACCACTCATAAGGTTTTGGCCTCAATTAAAGACGAGGGTTCGAAGAATGGCATTTTTGTCAATGAAGAAGAGCTTGATTACAGTGCTCATGAATGTTTTAATAATGATATTTTGACAATAGGGTTAAATTATAGGCTGTTATTAATTTTAGTGGATGCTGAATCGTTAGGACTTTCCGTTTCAAAAGATTTTATCCCGACAGACGTTGCAGAAGAGGATGATTATGACGAGAGTTTTAAGCAGCAAGTGCTTCGTGGCGGACAGAATTTCAATCCTTATGACCACAATAAGCGTAGGCAGAATGATGGCACTGTGCCCTTGGATGGAGGTAATATGACTGAACCGGGTGGAACTCAGTTTATGTAA
- a CDS encoding serine/threonine protein kinase, with the protein MSVMIIQGAAERLAKIHYEIDTEEKPLGVGGMGQVFKGIRVDEKTGVRIPVAIKFLFDDLPVNVIERARREASIQIHNENLVEMYGFIQIDEEIAPGKVHERYHVVSELLHGVMLYDLLKGKVTDNEGSLIPFAEELYRMYQNERREFAVFIIKNVLSGIMALHDKGYVHRDIDPSNIMITSDRKVKIIDFGIAKQMSTLNTQDQLLTTAGMFMGKAAYAAPELVLGDVSHQNETTDIYAIGIMFFQLVTGNLPFEGATHEILEMQQHKKMPLQLIEDKALRKIIGKATEKEQSKRYQSAAEFRVAVEQLKSLEKESTSHIKIEEFVKGHQKQMVIVAAVMAVIIVGCIGVMISGDDGKSEEDLLAIQQRRAELQDVVIDDTKAYYEIDSLSGCTIKTSALITQEALSYLQSPTEALKGLDLLDKVISKKYISSAEAAYLKGRLYAESHDSLSLYLKMRENLKGKISVDNQKSHKLNLLSVQLDSTSYKALYELGCDYYAGETRIGVADSRDISLALSYFEKGLKYAESAGDEEFVNKCAKRIEELSGL; encoded by the coding sequence ATGTCTGTAATGATAATACAAGGTGCTGCTGAACGCTTGGCAAAAATTCATTATGAAATAGATACGGAAGAAAAACCGTTGGGCGTAGGCGGTATGGGACAAGTTTTCAAAGGAATACGTGTGGACGAAAAGACAGGCGTACGGATTCCTGTAGCTATTAAATTTTTGTTTGATGACCTTCCGGTAAATGTAATAGAACGTGCCAGAAGAGAAGCTTCTATTCAGATTCATAACGAGAATTTAGTAGAGATGTATGGGTTTATTCAAATCGATGAAGAAATTGCTCCCGGGAAGGTACACGAACGTTATCATGTTGTGAGTGAGTTGCTTCATGGAGTGATGCTATATGATTTGCTGAAAGGAAAAGTTACGGATAATGAAGGAAGCTTGATACCTTTTGCTGAAGAATTATATCGTATGTATCAGAATGAACGTCGTGAATTTGCTGTATTTATCATAAAAAATGTGTTATCTGGTATTATGGCATTGCATGACAAAGGGTATGTGCATCGGGATATTGATCCAAGTAATATCATGATTACTTCAGATAGGAAAGTGAAAATCATTGATTTTGGCATTGCTAAGCAAATGTCTACGTTGAATACGCAGGACCAACTTCTTACAACAGCAGGTATGTTTATGGGAAAAGCCGCTTATGCTGCGCCGGAATTGGTATTGGGGGATGTTTCTCATCAGAATGAGACAACGGACATTTATGCGATAGGTATTATGTTCTTTCAATTGGTGACGGGGAATTTGCCTTTCGAAGGGGCTACTCATGAAATTTTGGAGATGCAGCAGCATAAGAAGATGCCTTTGCAGCTAATAGAAGACAAAGCCTTACGGAAAATTATTGGAAAGGCTACAGAAAAAGAGCAAAGTAAACGATACCAGTCTGCGGCAGAATTTAGGGTGGCTGTAGAGCAGTTGAAAAGTTTGGAGAAAGAATCAACCTCGCATATTAAAATCGAAGAGTTTGTTAAAGGGCATCAGAAACAAATGGTAATTGTAGCTGCGGTAATGGCTGTGATTATTGTCGGTTGTATTGGAGTCATGATATCGGGTGATGACGGTAAATCAGAAGAAGATTTATTGGCTATTCAACAGCGTAGAGCAGAATTACAAGATGTTGTGATTGACGATACGAAAGCTTATTATGAGATAGATAGCTTGTCTGGATGTACCATAAAAACATCTGCATTAATAACTCAAGAAGCTTTGTCTTATTTACAGAGTCCAACGGAAGCGTTGAAAGGATTGGATTTGTTGGATAAAGTTATATCCAAGAAATATATCAGTTCTGCTGAAGCTGCTTATCTGAAAGGACGTTTGTACGCAGAAAGTCATGATTCGTTAAGTCTGTATTTGAAAATGCGGGAAAATCTGAAAGGTAAAATTTCGGTTGATAACCAAAAGTCGCATAAGCTGAACTTGCTTTCTGTGCAATTGGACAGTACTTCTTATAAGGCTCTGTATGAATTGGGATGTGATTATTATGCGGGTGAAACACGTATAGGAGTAGCTGACAGTAGAGACATATCTTTGGCGTTAAGTTATTTTGAAAAAGGATTGAAATATGCAGAGTCGGCAGGAGATGAAGAGTTTGTCAATAAATGTGCAAAGCGTATCGAAGAATTGTCCGGATTATAA
- a CDS encoding serine/threonine-protein kinase has product MNAKNVIYRGNEVDLKIGDEWFGYDLGASPLGEGAMGTVYLGQSFLTGQKVAIKRVHDKYANIPSIRKRAKLEASLEFRHPNLVEMIGYCEEQPNRGPIFIVSRLVHGVTLEQYVKVSLNSCSKEIRVQKICEFIYRVLDALDFIHSRNVIHMDIKPSNIMLENGSNVRLMDLGIAFAGDDMDITSAGLVGTPKYAAPEQVLEAGQKMFHVDKTADFYELGVTLYELLTGTNPFDAPTMEETLELQRTKLLPESPEIPKALMDVLLRATDKYPQNRFQSALDFKKAIQQSFMVKEKKNNWLLPICIGGIAGVILILILMLLL; this is encoded by the coding sequence ATGAATGCGAAAAATGTTATTTATAGAGGGAATGAAGTCGACCTGAAAATCGGAGACGAATGGTTCGGTTATGATTTAGGAGCCTCTCCTTTGGGTGAAGGAGCAATGGGAACAGTTTATTTGGGCCAGTCGTTTTTAACCGGTCAGAAGGTTGCTATAAAGCGTGTACACGATAAATATGCCAATATTCCGAGTATTCGGAAACGGGCAAAATTGGAGGCTTCTTTGGAATTCCGTCATCCCAATTTGGTTGAAATGATTGGATATTGTGAAGAACAGCCGAATAGGGGTCCTATATTTATTGTAAGCCGTTTAGTGCATGGGGTTACTTTAGAACAATATGTAAAGGTCAGTTTGAATTCTTGTTCCAAAGAAATTCGTGTACAGAAAATTTGTGAGTTTATTTATCGAGTATTAGACGCGTTGGATTTTATCCATTCCAGAAATGTGATTCATATGGATATAAAGCCTTCTAATATTATGTTGGAGAATGGAAGCAATGTGCGTTTGATGGATTTAGGTATTGCTTTTGCGGGAGATGATATGGATATTACTTCGGCAGGTTTGGTCGGTACGCCCAAGTATGCCGCTCCGGAGCAAGTATTGGAAGCAGGGCAAAAAATGTTTCATGTAGACAAAACCGCTGATTTTTATGAGTTGGGGGTAACGTTATATGAATTGTTGACAGGTACGAATCCTTTCGATGCTCCGACAATGGAAGAGACTTTGGAATTGCAACGGACAAAGTTGTTGCCTGAGTCTCCGGAAATACCTAAAGCCTTAATGGATGTTTTGTTGCGTGCTACAGATAAGTATCCTCAGAATCGTTTTCAGTCAGCTTTGGATTTTAAGAAGGCAATTCAGCAATCTTTTATGGTTAAGGAAAAGAAAAACAACTGGCTTCTTCCTATTTGTATAGGTGGTATTGCCGGAGTAATTTTAATACTAATTCTTATGCTATTATTATGA
- a CDS encoding choice-of-anchor J domain-containing protein: protein MKKIILMSTVLLAGLSACEDYNDQFNIDSSLTDVKTGVTIQLASSDYGTIAGMEANKELALSKDPEGQTYVAALEAIGENKYFADATEAEWYLPAFIDYKYPNADTGSRISVQYNMYRGQSGYLADFKKISDYTLTNNDYRSVWNGTSTATYLSPSTLRQIPSVLESRMENPQEGDMVAVNYAYSEFEPGAGGGVIPVVYQQVNTFDGEAGNYVIAAKANDGNYYPFGKLDDPSKNYGYIYPDAITVTDGIISSDNGSEQVVTIEEGSEGYTLLNTNMQYIYMSGTYDSFNFSASVPTEGGEWSIEANGDGTFKLKNIEKDKTVKLTLYNDSYSYGSYAASRYTYVEDAMKEESKLFAVKNITVPEDLSAVWSHDASYGYYKATGYDDANKKNLAAESWFVSSEIDLSEAQNPVLNFDFAFNFLNGNNAADFMQLKVSTDYTGDVQAATWTDLAYDGSRFNRWDFIAQSVDLAQFAGKKITLAFAYKSTDQCAPTAEIKNLAIVNGQYWDVCLFKEVPESEVAAQMLKMSRASGAYANTAALYVYREGAWSEYTNEDANVVVAAPAMYAELGADYVSRPANVFPIYLVQKFPFAAKGDKAVVVYRADADGTMAVTEYTYDAGWSASQIYSSRTTTFEKTGEGYVAMAGTYLNESLVGDEGGFTIQDISLQGVNFVWTNDDTYGWKASAYTNSTNYPAESWLVSPVIDLSEAMAPQVAFEEAHRYLNGEALTDHFKIKISTDYVDNVESCTWEDLIFDESQWSDGQTWDFYPVGPYDLSTYAGQTIRIAFVYISNSTAAPTWEFKNIVVNEAE, encoded by the coding sequence ATGAAAAAGATAATACTCATGTCGACCGTATTGCTGGCAGGATTGTCGGCGTGCGAAGATTATAACGACCAGTTTAATATTGATTCTTCCCTGACCGATGTGAAGACGGGCGTTACCATCCAGCTGGCTTCTTCCGATTACGGAACCATAGCGGGAATGGAAGCGAACAAGGAACTTGCCTTGTCGAAAGACCCGGAAGGGCAGACCTATGTGGCGGCTTTGGAAGCCATCGGCGAAAACAAGTATTTTGCCGATGCCACGGAAGCCGAATGGTATTTGCCTGCCTTTATCGATTACAAATATCCGAATGCCGATACCGGCTCGCGCATCTCGGTGCAATATAATATGTACAGAGGCCAGTCGGGTTATCTGGCCGATTTCAAGAAGATTTCGGATTACACACTGACCAATAACGATTACCGTAGCGTATGGAACGGGACTTCTACCGCTACTTATCTGTCTCCCTCTACGCTGAGACAAATCCCGTCGGTACTGGAATCCAGAATGGAAAATCCGCAAGAAGGAGATATGGTAGCCGTGAACTATGCTTACTCGGAGTTCGAGCCCGGTGCGGGAGGCGGTGTCATTCCGGTAGTGTATCAGCAGGTTAATACCTTCGACGGAGAAGCGGGCAATTACGTTATTGCGGCTAAAGCTAATGACGGCAATTATTATCCGTTCGGCAAGCTGGATGATCCGAGCAAGAATTACGGATATATCTATCCCGATGCGATTACCGTGACCGATGGCATTATTTCTTCGGATAACGGTTCAGAGCAGGTTGTTACGATCGAAGAAGGTTCCGAAGGATATACTTTGCTGAACACCAATATGCAGTATATCTATATGAGTGGTACGTATGATAGCTTCAATTTCTCGGCATCCGTTCCTACGGAAGGCGGCGAATGGTCGATTGAAGCGAACGGAGACGGTACATTCAAACTAAAGAATATCGAAAAAGACAAGACCGTAAAACTGACTCTTTATAACGATTCGTATAGCTACGGAAGCTATGCAGCTTCGCGCTACACGTATGTGGAGGATGCGATGAAGGAAGAAAGCAAATTGTTTGCTGTTAAAAACATTACTGTTCCTGAAGATCTGTCTGCTGTATGGTCTCATGATGCCTCATACGGTTATTATAAAGCGACAGGATATGATGATGCAAATAAGAAAAACTTGGCAGCCGAAAGCTGGTTTGTGTCTTCCGAAATCGACTTGTCGGAAGCGCAGAATCCGGTACTGAACTTTGATTTTGCTTTCAATTTCTTGAATGGGAACAATGCGGCTGATTTCATGCAACTGAAAGTCTCTACTGATTATACCGGTGATGTACAGGCAGCTACGTGGACAGATTTAGCTTATGATGGTTCTCGATTTAACCGTTGGGATTTCATCGCTCAAAGCGTAGACCTGGCGCAGTTTGCAGGGAAAAAGATTACCTTGGCATTCGCTTACAAGAGCACTGACCAGTGTGCGCCTACCGCCGAAATCAAGAATCTGGCGATTGTAAACGGACAATACTGGGATGTATGCCTTTTCAAGGAAGTACCTGAATCGGAAGTAGCAGCCCAGATGTTGAAGATGAGCCGTGCATCGGGCGCATACGCCAATACCGCTGCTCTTTACGTATATCGTGAAGGTGCATGGAGCGAATATACGAATGAAGACGCGAATGTTGTGGTTGCCGCCCCGGCTATGTATGCCGAATTGGGTGCCGACTATGTATCGCGGCCTGCCAATGTATTCCCCATCTATCTGGTTCAGAAGTTCCCGTTTGCCGCGAAAGGTGATAAGGCTGTCGTGGTTTACCGTGCAGATGCCGACGGAACAATGGCTGTAACGGAATATACGTACGATGCCGGCTGGAGTGCATCGCAGATTTATTCTTCCCGTACCACTACTTTCGAAAAAACCGGCGAGGGATATGTGGCTATGGCAGGCACGTATCTCAATGAAAGTTTGGTTGGGGATGAAGGCGGATTTACCATTCAAGATATATCTTTGCAGGGCGTGAACTTTGTATGGACCAATGATGATACGTATGGTTGGAAAGCCTCGGCTTATACCAACAGTACGAACTATCCGGCAGAAAGCTGGCTGGTATCTCCGGTGATAGATTTGTCGGAAGCCATGGCTCCGCAGGTGGCATTTGAGGAAGCGCACCGTTATCTGAATGGTGAAGCATTGACCGACCATTTCAAGATTAAGATTTCTACCGATTATGTAGACAATGTAGAGTCTTGCACATGGGAAGACTTGATATTCGATGAATCGCAATGGTCTGACGGGCAGACGTGGGATTTCTATCCGGTAGGTCCGTACGATTTGAGTACATACGCAGGACAAACCATCCGGATTGCCTTTGTTTACATCAGCAATTCTACGGCTGCTCCTACGTGGGAATTCAAGAATATCGTGGTGAATGAGGCTGAATAA
- a CDS encoding PP2C family protein-serine/threonine phosphatase — translation MIQINTSMPFVGFIDSRQGGRKENQDSCGYVDTALGLLIVVCDGMGGGPGGKLASSLAVEAIIQSIQVCDPSVSRIEAVQQAVQQANRLLYIKVKENPHLKGMGTTAVLLLINEYSAVVAHVGDSRCYLFRGGRKVFRSFDHSLVFEMVKNKTLTEEQARLSSQSNVITRALGIQPEVEAEVAELAYEKGDRFMLCTDGIWGVFPEKMIVQIASQTKSPAGAVESLVIKVDEQGFASGGTHDNLTVTLIETTSNSIKKEKMSTKTRNILIGLSALCCISLAGNVIQLIQVPQEKTVVDESKVDQEYMDSVLDRRMKDALGKMEADFREKLDIINKKVEEKNFEELEKYVDESKHKMEIIDQLDKIIAQLEELKKMKEGTEKNKKLSQTKEEFEVLAPSLKEYGITENEKVTGVVSWLSNSIAQKDTDKSQGHYIAIIKKIDEYKDKIRKSE, via the coding sequence ATGATTCAGATAAATACATCAATGCCTTTTGTCGGTTTTATAGATTCTCGGCAGGGCGGACGAAAAGAGAATCAGGATTCATGTGGTTATGTTGATACAGCATTGGGACTATTGATCGTTGTATGTGACGGGATGGGAGGAGGACCAGGTGGAAAACTGGCTTCTTCTTTAGCGGTGGAAGCTATTATTCAGTCAATTCAGGTATGCGACCCTTCTGTCTCACGGATAGAGGCTGTACAACAAGCTGTACAACAAGCCAACCGATTACTTTATATTAAAGTAAAAGAAAATCCGCATCTCAAGGGAATGGGTACTACGGCTGTGCTTTTGTTGATAAATGAATATTCGGCTGTGGTGGCTCATGTAGGTGACAGCCGATGTTATTTATTTCGGGGAGGAAGAAAGGTTTTCCGTTCTTTTGACCATTCGTTGGTTTTTGAAATGGTCAAGAATAAAACGTTGACCGAAGAACAAGCTCGTTTGTCTTCTCAGTCAAATGTCATTACTCGAGCATTAGGCATTCAGCCGGAAGTAGAGGCGGAAGTGGCAGAACTGGCTTATGAAAAGGGAGACCGTTTTATGTTGTGTACGGATGGTATATGGGGAGTATTTCCAGAGAAGATGATTGTTCAGATTGCTTCTCAAACGAAATCTCCTGCAGGTGCTGTAGAAAGTTTGGTTATAAAGGTGGATGAGCAGGGATTTGCGTCAGGAGGTACCCATGATAATTTGACTGTAACTTTAATAGAAACAACATCTAATTCAATAAAAAAAGAAAAAATGAGTACGAAAACGAGAAATATTCTGATAGGATTATCGGCTTTGTGCTGTATCAGTTTGGCAGGAAATGTTATTCAATTGATTCAAGTTCCACAAGAAAAAACGGTGGTAGATGAGAGTAAGGTGGATCAAGAATATATGGATTCTGTGCTTGATAGGAGGATGAAAGATGCTTTAGGCAAGATGGAAGCGGATTTTCGTGAAAAGCTGGATATTATTAATAAGAAAGTAGAAGAAAAGAATTTTGAGGAGTTGGAAAAATATGTAGATGAGTCTAAGCATAAAATGGAAATAATAGACCAGTTGGATAAGATTATCGCTCAGCTTGAGGAGTTGAAAAAAATGAAAGAAGGAACTGAGAAGAATAAGAAATTGTCACAAACAAAGGAAGAATTTGAAGTTTTGGCTCCGAGTCTGAAAGAATATGGAATAACTGAAAACGAAAAGGTAACAGGTGTTGTCAGTTGGCTGAGTAATTCGATAGCTCAAAAAGACACGGATAAATCTCAAGGGCATTATATTGCAATTATAAAAAAAATAGATGAATATAAAGACAAAATAAGGAAATCAGAATAA
- a CDS encoding DNA/RNA non-specific endonuclease, with protein sequence MKSVLRICMLLFGFIVVGCSDNDTITIENETTQEGAFTLVLKGYESASEGFSVCQPEGFTYPFYIQDKTFHGDVYWFSKSDAGRLDAMPEVPVQEAGWQQSVDIEEDAAYWAWCMGADRYRYLKFRVIDIEGNNVTIEYVEEDAPAGNWNANAGNDYVTEYEMPCLNDSNVYVAHDIEVNGNRVLNYALEWNAAKRHANWVAFSFDKTTSADEVSRTDAWAVDEELPEEMRTEEADHKSDGFDKGHLCASEDRVYTKEANEQTFYYSNMSPQLNDFNGGFWRGLEEQVQTWGRSTASGTYDKVYVAKGGTLNELLVNFNGTHVSGGTPTTDENGFTIHGLACPASYFMAVLSEKGNDFHAIAFLIPHQEGLIRNPKAEDLQKYVIPVDELERKTGIDFFCNLDDAVENQVEAEAVISDWSW encoded by the coding sequence ATGAAATCTGTTTTAAGAATATGCATGCTGCTTTTCGGCTTCATAGTAGTCGGGTGTAGCGACAATGATACGATAACCATTGAGAATGAGACCACGCAAGAAGGAGCGTTCACATTGGTATTGAAAGGGTACGAAAGCGCTTCTGAGGGGTTCTCTGTATGCCAGCCCGAAGGATTCACCTATCCGTTCTACATTCAAGACAAGACTTTTCATGGGGATGTCTACTGGTTTTCAAAAAGCGATGCCGGACGTCTGGACGCCATGCCGGAAGTACCTGTACAAGAAGCCGGTTGGCAACAATCGGTTGACATCGAGGAAGATGCCGCTTATTGGGCTTGGTGTATGGGTGCCGACCGTTACCGCTATCTGAAGTTCCGGGTAATAGACATCGAAGGAAACAATGTAACGATTGAATATGTGGAAGAAGATGCTCCGGCTGGAAACTGGAATGCGAATGCCGGTAATGATTACGTGACGGAATACGAAATGCCTTGCCTGAACGATTCGAATGTGTATGTGGCACATGACATTGAGGTAAACGGTAATCGGGTATTGAATTATGCACTGGAGTGGAATGCGGCTAAGCGGCACGCCAATTGGGTGGCTTTCAGTTTCGATAAAACGACTTCGGCTGATGAAGTATCACGTACCGATGCATGGGCGGTAGACGAAGAGTTGCCGGAAGAGATGCGTACGGAAGAAGCAGACCATAAGAGTGACGGTTTCGATAAAGGCCATTTATGCGCTTCGGAAGACCGGGTGTATACGAAAGAAGCCAACGAGCAGACCTTCTATTATAGCAACATGTCGCCACAATTGAATGACTTTAACGGAGGTTTTTGGCGTGGATTGGAAGAACAAGTGCAGACGTGGGGACGCTCTACAGCATCAGGAACCTACGATAAGGTATATGTGGCAAAAGGAGGAACCCTCAATGAATTATTGGTGAACTTTAACGGTACACACGTTTCGGGAGGAACTCCTACGACCGATGAAAATGGTTTTACCATACACGGATTGGCATGTCCTGCGTCCTATTTTATGGCTGTATTGAGTGAAAAGGGAAATGATTTTCATGCCATTGCGTTTTTGATACCTCATCAGGAAGGATTGATTCGTAATCCGAAAGCGGAAGATTTGCAAAAATATGTGATTCCGGTGGATGAGCTGGAACGGAAGACAGGCATTGATTTCTTCTGCAATCTGGATGATGCGGTAGAGAATCAGGTAGAAGCAGAAGCGGTGATAAGTGACTGGAGTTGGTGA